Genomic segment of Arachis stenosperma cultivar V10309 chromosome 4, arast.V10309.gnm1.PFL2, whole genome shotgun sequence:
GACTGTCGGATGTTCCTAGCCTTTACCAGACGTTGAACTTGGATACAATGCACTCGGACGATCTTTTGAACGCTGGGGACGGGGAGGATTACAACACGGATGGTGGGGGTGAAATTCCGAATTGGACATAGGTTCAGCAACTGAGAAGCAGTCCTACTGGTAGTGAAGAACTACAGTATTCGACGGAATCCGGAGTACAGAGTGCTGGAGTCATATAGGCTAAAATATCACTGCCAATGCAAGCAATTCTCCAATGGTTGTCCATGAAGTCTTCGTGTGGCATTACGACAGAACTTGAATTACTGGTATATTTCACATTATATTGTGGATGCATTAGACTCTATACGTTTGTTTTTTGTTTAGCATGTTGTTGACACTGGATTAATATTCACAGGGAGGTACGTCGGTTCGGTGGATCGCATACCTGTCTGTTGGCAACAGCTATTGGCAGCTATTGATAAGAACAGAGAGTTTGCCGATGTTGCGAGTCACCCATTGTGATCGTAGGGCGTCCGTTTTTAGCGTAGAAGAGATGGAGCTAGTAGATGGTTGGTCACAGACATCATATCGGGTTCGCCTTTTCGAGCGTACATGCGATGTGGCTTGTTCCAGTCATTGCATTACCCATGTCGACACGTCCTGGCGGCATGTGCAGCTGTGAGTATTGAGTGGGGTCATTTTGTGGACCCTGTGTACACGATGGTCTCTATATTCAAGGTATACGAGAGGGAGTTTTCGCCGATACCAGACGAAAAGATGTGGCCTCCATGGTACGGTGCACGCTTGAAGCCCAACCAAGCCATGAGCATGAAGGCATCGGGTAGGCCGGTGTCCACTTGGATCCGGAATAAGATGGATGCCATTGAGCGTGCGGAGAAGAGATGTGGGCTCTGCCGCGGAGAGGGCCACACTAGACGTGGGTGTCCCAATGCGCTCCACTCGGATCCATGACGACGCATGCAGTTTAGCGTTTAGGTCTTTTTGTTCCAATGTTGTCACTTTAATGTACTAATTGTTATTAAATGTGTTTAATGTGTAATGAAGCATAATTTCTATATAACTAGTTACCTTCGATTGTTATGAGACTATTTTTCATCTATAACAttacaatatttaaaaaaaaaagcatacaATATATTTATAACATCAGATATTGACTATATCTCAGATGCAGTATCCCTGTTTTGCTTCCTTACACGTATCTCGGATGCAGTGCCTCATGTCAAAGCATATCTCGGATGCAGTGTATCCGATATGCTCTTTTGTTCATATCTCGAGTGCATCCGGGATATGACCAGCGCGTCCCGTAtgtgtttttcgattttttccATTGTCCGAGATTTGACTCCAAATGTAATTTGGTAAATACTTATACCTTTATTTAAATcagtaaatattatttttttaatttaaataaaaaaatcctaaaatttatgtatttttaaattaaaaaattagagatatatttatttatttttatttatttatttattttcagaAAATAGAACACGAATTTAATGCTCTCTTTTTCCACATCTTGATTGAATAAGAACCACAAACATGTGgtaggaaaatagataaataatttagTAGAGAATTAAAACATCATAAAAAGCACATCCtcttgaaatagatttgaatgAACTACGctcaaattttaaggataagTGTTGTATATACGATTTTGAGTTCAActgaaatatataaaatttttagtcaaattaatcttaaaagatatagattaattatttatttggataaaataaatatactacttatattaacaattttttttatatataaaataaaataatacttcCTCAACAACTCAAAATAATTACTAGAATAATACCATATTACACATTTACACCGTAAATTAAACGAAATTGTAActgttttttctcttttagtttttgaaGTACAAGTTCAAcccaaattttttttgttatttacgATATTTTTCAATCTAACAAGTCAAAAATTAATCTATTGAATTGGAAAATActgttaacaaaaaaaattgagtatGCATATTTATTTTCCCTTGTTTTGAAATTTGATCGTTAATCTAAGACCAAATTAACTACCAAGTTCCAAGTTCACATTTCTAATTCAGGTCCCTCAAAAGATGGAGTAATAAATTTCATATACTATTTTTCATCATGTGATCCAATGTACCTTCCCCACCAACCAAACGATACACTTTTACCAACAATATTCtttgtatattaaaaatgaattacTAAATTAACTATGATAtagatatttatatatattaaattaaataatcagtcattaaaataattaaatatattaatgtaaaataattatatatataataatagataaataattaatagtagaatattttttttatagaatatcaaatatgtatttctatagtcacaaaaaaaacacacatgTTTATACGAAATgacaaattaataattaatttttaatgtataaacAATACAATTGTATTTTTACCGTATCCAATATTCATTCTTCTCCCTAAATAGATAGTTAGATAAGTTAATATGTTATAATTTAGAGATTATTACATATCCACTAACTTTTTATTACATGAGATTCTTGCTCAACGGTgttgtcaatttttttttataaaattgtttaaaaagtaaatgttatcatattttaattaatattattagtatatagtaaaattatttacatctgcaaaaataattttgatagtTAATTTACTAAATTTACAACATTTTGAAGTGAATCCTCCTCACTTGTAGTTGTAGTGGTCATTTATAGGctatatttgatttaaaaatttagagatggtttaattaaaagaaaaatgaccTACCTACTATCTAGTAATATTTATTTTGGTAcgtaacattttttattttttaaaaaaatttcgttaaaaaatattttaagaatattgattaaaaatatgcaaatataaattcttttaatgtatttaatacataaaatttgtatattaacttatatttaaaaaaaattgaaacgcTTGTTACCAAGAGTTTaggaaaaaatattatgtttacACCAAAAAACAAccataatatatttatgtaaaatATACATGTTTTTTACATAattgtaatatatattttatataaataacttattttatgattgattttttgtacatattattaaattacGTAATGACATgtcagtaaaaataattattttttatattaatcacGTGAATAATCCAAAAAAATGAATGTGATTATACAATTATATAAAAGACATTAAAATTaagttttatatataatatgattatttaaaacataaaaaatgaaaaaagtgaTTGTGATTAACATAAATGTAACTGTACAAAGAGTTAAACAGAATAGTAGTATAGTGCATTTGTCTGATTCTTGTGTACACAGTCTCATTACTTTGATTGGAGTCTAAGGTTTTCCATGGAAGCTTCTTCACTTGATAACAGCAGCACACACAGTACCAATTAGAGTGAACTACAATAACTCAGTAAGAGAGTAAAAGATCATAGTGGgagaatgagagagagagaaaaagtaAGAGAGAGTGAGATCCACCACCACTCCCCAcatctttctctctctaaaaaccattactttctttcttttcactGATCTTTGAATCTGGTAAGAGTCTAAGACCACCCACACAACTGTTTCAATTCAACTTTGATTCTCTTCCATATCCAAAATCCAAAAGCaggaaaaaataataaaaatataaaaagattaaatttttatgaGACCCACcttcaaaagaaaaacacacacacacacacacacaataCACAAAAACACTGGTCTTGTTTTCCTTTGACTGCACCACAAGTTTGTGGGGTGTCTCCAAATCATTGCTCCTTCACTTTTGTCTGCAAAAGTTGGGGTCTTTTGAATTAGCGTTTCCACatttcaagcttcctttatttttttcttccaGGGTCAGTGTGGTGGGTGAATCATGACTAGGGTTTTTTCTCAGAGCTGAGGagtggttgttgttgttgttgtttctgGTGGAGCAGCTTCTTTGGATGGCGAGAAAATGAGAGGGAAAAAATGTGGGTTTGGTGGAAATGTGTGTAATGAGTTGAGGTTATGAGTAAAGGAGATATTTTGAGAGATGGGGTGTGTGTTTGGGAGACAGTCATCACAAAAGTCCGGTGCGGCGGCAGAAGGGGAAGCGGCGGCGGAggggagagagaggagagaggaAGTGAGGGAAGCAAAAGCAGAAGTGGTTGTTGAGACTCagaatggtggtggtggtggtggtggagaagagaagaggagtTCAAGGCAAAGAGGTGAGAGGAGAAGATCTTCAAAACCAAATCCAAGACTGAGTAATCCACCAAACAATGTTCATGGTGAGCAGGTGGCAGCAGGGTGGCCCTCTTGGCTTTCCAAGGTTGCTGGTGAAGCCATCAATGGATTGACCCCTAGGAGAGCTGACACTTTTGAGAAGCTTGATAAGGTGagaggattttatttttcttaagtTTAATGTTTTCTGTTGGAGTGTGGGAAGCTTGGttgttattttgatttgatttgatttgatttgatgtTGATGATGGTGGTCATGTTTTCTTGCTATTTGAATTTTGAGCAtctgttgtttttctttttagatgttcttcattgttcattTCATTAAATGAAGGATGTTGATGTTATGAATGTGTTGCTCTTTGCCTGCAGTTGGGGATTCTTTAATCCAAATGAATTACCATATTGTTTATGttgtttgattattttgttaatGTAATCAAGAGCAACAcctaaaattagtaatatatgaaaaaaatgaaataaaaaatcatCACATTACTTGCTCTCACTGGCACCTTACTATTTTTTTCCAATCAGATTGGGCAAGGTACATACAGCAATGTTTACAAGGCTAGGGATACCTTAACGGGAAAGATTGTTGCCCTAAAGAAAGTTCGTTTTGACAATTTGGAGCCCGAGAGTGTGAAATTCATGGCCAGGGAGATTCTGATCCTGCGTCGCCTGGATCATCCCAATGTCGTCAAATTGGAAGGTCTAGTGACTTCTAGAATGTCATGTAGCCTATATCTTGTCTTCGAATACATGGTGCATGATTTGGCTGGACTCGCTACAAATCCAGCGATTAAGTTCACAGAGCCTCAGGTATTACTTTATTTAAGTGCTTAAGTACATTTTTTGTTGCTTGAAATATATGATTAATTGGTGGTTTCATAAGGTTGGCCTTTAATATCTGATCATATTTGTGTGTGTTAGGTTAAATGTTACATGCAGCAACTATTTTCGGGGCTGGAACATTGTCACAACCGTCATGTGCTGCATCGTGATATAAAGGGATCAAACCTTCTTATTGACAATGATGGAGTTCTTAAAATTGCTGATTTTGGATTAGCATCGTTCTTTGATCCTCATCACAAGCATCCTATGACCAGTAGAGTGGTGACCTTATGGTATCGTCCTCCCGAACTTCTTCTCGGGGCCACCGAATATGGTGTCGGAGTGGACCTCTGGAGTGCTGGCTGCATTCTTGCTGAATTGTTGGCTGGAAAGCCAATTATGCCTGGTCGAACAGAGGTAATCTCTACGGTTTATTACATTATATGGGTTCTGTACTTGCACCTTGAGAGCAGTCTGTAATTTACTAATCTATGTTAGAAGGTTTTGCTCTCCATGGCTTCTCTATTTTCGCAACTTTTGCTGGTAATATAATATGCGATTCATGCTTCGTAGGTGGAACAGCTACATAAGATATTTAAGCTATGTGGTTCTCCTTCTGATGAATATTGGAAAAAATCAAAGTTGCCACATGCAACAATCTTTAAACCCCAACAATCGTACAAGCGGTGCATAGCAGATACTTTTAAAGATTTTCCACCGTCATCCCTTCCACTTATTGAGACCCTTCTTGCAATCGATCCAGCAGAGCGTCTGACTGCCACTGCTGCATTGCATAGTGAAGTAAGATAATAATTGAATTCATTAAATTGACTATGGAAGACTAACACTTCTGCTAAAATTGCTTGATTGGTCTATCTCTATGATGTTTCATTCTTAAATTATTCAACAAAATTCATATGTTAATGCAATAACTATGAATAGCAATTTTATACTGGATTATACCATGTTACTAGCAACTATCAACTTACAAAATACATTTCTTTGCTTTTTAATAACTGTTATTTGAGTTTTGAATTGCCATCTTTTGGATTTTGAAATTGACCATGAACAAAGTTAAAATGAATTTATTGATGGATGAACTGCTGAGCACCTATTTTTGTTCACACTTTTAATCAACAAATTGGGTTGCTTTTTTCCTGGGAAAATCGTAGCAATGTAAGGATCCGAATTTGACATTATTTGCTTCTCTTTTGCAGTTCTTTACAACAAAACCTTATGCTTGTGATCCGTCAAGTCTTCCAAAATATCCTCCCAGCAAGGAGATGGATGCAAAACTACGTGATGAAGAAGCTAGAAGGTTAGCTTAAGTCACTTTTGACATGATTTCATTGATAGCTTCTCTGACGAAACCTTGTTTTCGTACAAATTAACCAGAAAGCTTGCATGTTATTTATGTCTTGATCATGTTATGACGCGGTTTTGCTTATGCGTCTTTTTACATCCATATAAATATCCATCTTTTAATTCTATTTCTGCCATGttgcattttatttattttgcttttgtTTCTTCCTTTTACATAGTTGAGGGAGTTTCTCAGCATGTATGTATAGAACTTGGAACATGTTTATTTAGTTATCGTTCACCATCTTTACTTTCTCTCCACCTCCTCATCATACTTCATCGAGTAGAAGATATTTCTTTCAAAGATGAGAAATTGACGATTCAGATATGTCATGACTGTAGATTGAGAGCAGCTGGTAAAGCTAATGCTGATGGTGTCAAGAAATCCCGACCACGTGATAGAATTGGCAGGGGAATTCCAGTTCCAGAGGCTAATGCTGAATTGCAAGCAAATATTGATGTATGTCAGATAAGGCATCTCATTCTCTTTAAAATTTTGCCTCGGTATTAATTTTCACCGTTTGGCTTATAGACATGAAACTTCGTGAAAACTGGAACCTAGTACTGAACTAATGGGAAGAAAACTGTCTCATGGCAAAtgaagttatatatatatataagcaaaGTTGCAGCACCCATAAGTTActtaaactattttaaaaattacacgAATAAAAAGTTATTCAACGATGTAACATTTACTTAAATTAACACCGGGCGTAATTTGGTCCTACGTATATAGTGTATATAACTGCATTTGTCTGGCTTTATGGATCATCACAGTATCTGTATATGCTGTGTAAACATGCAACTCATCACATTTATCTAAATTTCTTCCACTTTTTGAAGCCTTGAAATTGTTACTGACAATAGAATGATTTGGATATTGTAGCTCATATCATAATTAAATTAGAGTGTGGTACATTAAATTCTATGGATATTTGATTTCCCTTCAGGAGAATGTGCTGTACTGTTTGTGTGTGCAAGTCTGTTTGAACTCCTAATTTATATTCCTAAAGTACCTCATGCCTTTTTGTTAGTTATTAAGAGTGAGCGAGTTAGTTTAGCTAGTTAGGAATGATTAGTAAGGAATTGGTAAATAGTATAAATAGATAGAATAATGTAGAAAGGTGTCTTTAATCATTTGGGgtggaaactcaggtgcagtcgacttcacgtgaagttgatagctgAGAGTTGTTAGAttatttgactgatttgactaaattttcatctaacggctctcaactatcaacttcacgtgaagtcgactgcacctgagtttccacCATCATTTGGTAAGAGTCTCTAGAGAATATTAGAGCCCTAACTCTCTGTCAAATTAGTGTATTCATTTGCACTTCGTCGATGATCGGTTGCTTCCAGTTCTTGATAGCAGTTCTAACAGTTTAACCCCTTGTCACAGAGA
This window contains:
- the LOC130976661 gene encoding probable serine/threonine-protein kinase At1g54610; this translates as MGCVFGRQSSQKSGAAAEGEAAAEGRERREEVREAKAEVVVETQNGGGGGGGEEKRSSRQRGERRRSSKPNPRLSNPPNNVHGEQVAAGWPSWLSKVAGEAINGLTPRRADTFEKLDKIGQGTYSNVYKARDTLTGKIVALKKVRFDNLEPESVKFMAREILILRRLDHPNVVKLEGLVTSRMSCSLYLVFEYMVHDLAGLATNPAIKFTEPQVKCYMQQLFSGLEHCHNRHVLHRDIKGSNLLIDNDGVLKIADFGLASFFDPHHKHPMTSRVVTLWYRPPELLLGATEYGVGVDLWSAGCILAELLAGKPIMPGRTEVEQLHKIFKLCGSPSDEYWKKSKLPHATIFKPQQSYKRCIADTFKDFPPSSLPLIETLLAIDPAERLTATAALHSEFFTTKPYACDPSSLPKYPPSKEMDAKLRDEEARRLRAAGKANADGVKKSRPRDRIGRGIPVPEANAELQANIDRRRQITHANAKSKSEKFPPPHQDGTLGYPLGSSHHMDPAFDPPDVPFSSTNFSQPKSSMQTWSGPLVESAGGGAPRRKKKHGR